The following are from one region of the Luteimonas sp. MC1572 genome:
- a CDS encoding D-alanyl-D-alanine carboxypeptidase family protein has product MNAHAVRVALITLVSTAALGFAYAQNPAPAPSPTPQQPAALSDELPVPDAPPVTGTAWLLMDYATGQVLAGHNADERVEPASITKVMTSYVIAAEMKAGKVGADDDVLMSVNAWRTGGAGTDGSYSGFEVNKTAKLVEMEKGMVVQSGNDAAIALAEHVAGTEQAFAMLMNAYAKRIGMKNSNFVNAHGLSAPEHYSTARDLALLGRALARDFPQEYAYNKIKEFTVGPITQRNRNLLLWRDQSVDGIKTGHHSGAGYCLLASAKRGDQRLVSVVMGSTSENQRAVDSQALLNWGFRFFETHKLYDAAKPVATQKVWKGQVNELSLGVAQPLLVSVNRGKYTQLKPTMDVPKTLVAPIAKGQAIGTVRVSLDGKVVAEAPLVALEGVEEAGFFKRLWHELLMWWQTV; this is encoded by the coding sequence ATGAATGCCCACGCCGTCCGCGTCGCGCTGATCACCCTTGTTTCCACCGCCGCGCTCGGCTTTGCGTACGCCCAGAACCCGGCGCCCGCGCCGTCGCCCACGCCGCAGCAGCCGGCCGCGCTCAGCGACGAGCTGCCGGTTCCGGACGCGCCGCCGGTCACCGGTACCGCGTGGCTGCTGATGGATTACGCGACAGGCCAGGTGCTTGCGGGCCACAACGCCGACGAGCGCGTCGAACCGGCCAGCATCACCAAGGTGATGACCAGCTACGTGATCGCCGCCGAGATGAAGGCCGGCAAGGTCGGCGCCGACGACGACGTGCTGATGAGCGTCAACGCCTGGCGCACCGGCGGCGCCGGTACCGACGGCAGCTACAGCGGCTTCGAGGTCAACAAGACCGCGAAGCTGGTGGAGATGGAGAAGGGCATGGTGGTGCAGTCGGGCAACGACGCCGCCATCGCGCTGGCCGAGCACGTCGCCGGCACCGAGCAGGCGTTCGCGATGCTGATGAACGCCTACGCCAAGCGCATCGGCATGAAGAACTCCAACTTCGTCAATGCTCACGGCCTGTCCGCGCCGGAGCACTACTCCACCGCGCGCGACCTGGCGCTGCTGGGGCGCGCGCTGGCGCGCGATTTCCCGCAGGAGTACGCGTACAACAAGATCAAGGAATTCACCGTCGGGCCGATCACCCAGCGCAACCGCAACCTGCTGCTGTGGCGCGACCAGAGCGTCGATGGCATCAAGACCGGCCATCACTCGGGTGCCGGCTACTGCCTGCTGGCGTCGGCCAAGCGCGGCGACCAGCGCCTCGTCTCGGTGGTGATGGGCTCCACCAGCGAGAACCAGCGCGCCGTGGATTCGCAGGCGCTGCTCAACTGGGGGTTCCGCTTCTTCGAGACCCACAAGCTGTACGACGCGGCAAAGCCCGTGGCCACGCAGAAGGTGTGGAAGGGCCAGGTGAACGAGCTGAGCCTGGGCGTCGCGCAGCCGCTGCTGGTGAGCGTGAACCGCGGCAAGTACACCCAGCTCAAGCCGACCATGGACGTGCCCAAGACCCTGGTGGCGCCGATCGCCAAGGGCCAGGCCATCGGCACCGTGCGCGTGAGCCTGGATGGCAAGGTCGTCGCCGAAGCGCCGCTGGTGGCGCTGGAAGGCGTGGAAGAGGCCGGGTTCTTCAAGCGCCTCTGGCACGAACTGCTGATGTGGTGGCAGACGGTCTGA
- a CDS encoding septal ring lytic transglycosylase RlpA family protein, which translates to MIRRRAAAGWGFAAAVLLLAGCAAAPKKADAPAPGSAPGTATQPESGRKVSPYAPAKEDPSTRGDYVAGGLYKPGVRDTLPDYLPDVDAIPEPEVVAEARSRSGNRSPYTVLGKSYRVLDDAGGFVEQGLASYYGQKFHGRKTSNQEVYDMYAFTAAHKSLPLPSFARVTNLDTGKSVVVRVNDRGPFHEGRVIDLSYAAAVKIGVHPRGTGRVEVRALSPAENARDTRDTRVAVQVDPATGLPPGVRVATGKPQPAQPSAIDGLVQALPATSAAATARPSATAATAPAAGGTTSAPPAAGGDDWRFDMRQDGKAMSADEFDAWMKARRARVATGRAGTPDPYGSAAAAAPAKADAAPSPTPAAAARADAGGVLLQVAAFGSRDNAQRALAMLERAGIAAVRLHDGTAAGKPVWRLRVGPVANASVAELSARVAGLGFGAPHVVRE; encoded by the coding sequence ATGATCCGCCGGCGTGCCGCTGCCGGCTGGGGCTTCGCCGCCGCCGTGCTGCTGCTGGCCGGTTGTGCCGCAGCGCCGAAGAAGGCCGACGCGCCGGCGCCCGGTTCCGCGCCGGGCACTGCGACGCAGCCGGAAAGCGGCCGCAAGGTGTCGCCGTACGCGCCGGCCAAGGAAGATCCGTCCACGCGCGGCGACTACGTCGCCGGCGGCCTGTACAAGCCTGGCGTGCGCGACACGCTGCCCGACTACCTGCCCGACGTCGACGCCATTCCCGAGCCCGAGGTGGTCGCCGAGGCGCGCTCGCGCAGTGGCAACCGCTCGCCGTACACCGTGCTCGGCAAGTCGTACCGGGTGCTGGACGATGCCGGCGGCTTCGTCGAGCAGGGCCTGGCGTCGTACTACGGGCAGAAGTTCCACGGCCGCAAGACCTCCAACCAGGAGGTCTACGACATGTACGCGTTCACCGCGGCGCACAAGTCGCTGCCGCTGCCGAGCTTCGCCCGCGTCACCAACCTCGACACCGGCAAGTCCGTGGTGGTGCGGGTCAACGACCGCGGCCCGTTCCACGAGGGCCGGGTGATCGACCTGAGCTACGCGGCGGCGGTGAAGATCGGTGTGCATCCGCGCGGCACCGGTCGCGTCGAAGTGCGCGCGCTCAGCCCTGCGGAGAACGCACGCGATACGCGTGATACGCGGGTCGCAGTCCAGGTCGACCCTGCCACCGGCCTGCCACCGGGCGTGCGTGTCGCCACCGGCAAGCCGCAACCGGCGCAGCCCAGCGCCATCGATGGCCTGGTGCAGGCGTTGCCGGCCACGTCCGCCGCTGCCACCGCCCGTCCATCCGCCACCGCGGCCACGGCGCCTGCGGCAGGCGGGACCACGTCGGCGCCACCGGCCGCCGGTGGTGACGACTGGCGCTTCGACATGCGCCAGGACGGCAAGGCGATGAGCGCCGACGAATTCGATGCCTGGATGAAGGCGCGCCGCGCGCGCGTGGCGACAGGTCGTGCAGGTACGCCGGATCCCTATGGTTCGGCGGCGGCGGCCGCACCGGCCAAGGCAGATGCCGCACCTTCGCCGACGCCTGCCGCTGCGGCGCGCGCCGATGCCGGCGGCGTGCTGCTGCAGGTCGCCGCCTTCGGCTCGCGCGACAACGCGCAACGCGCGCTCGCGATGCTTGAACGCGCCGGCATCGCCGCCGTGCGCCTGCACGACGGCACCGCCGCCGGAAAGCCGGTGTGGCGGCTGCGCGTCGGCCCGGTTGCCAATGCCAGCGTCGCCGAACTCAGTGCCCGCGTTGCCGGTCTCGGCTTCGGCGCGCCGCACGTCGTGCGCGAGTAG
- the mltB gene encoding lytic murein transglycosylase B, translating to MSRPRLLPVLAAPLLFAACASTATSRAPVPPAATTPQAAMATAPGLLPAVPQPPERPVAPPAVTDPSLPLEQRIAAFVDYTATTYGVDRQRIRDVLATAEHKQSIIDAMSRPAEAVRPWRDYRPIFINDARINGGRAFYAENRAALDRVAAETGVPAEYIVAIIGVETSYGRITGNHRVLDALYTLAFGFPKRAPFFAGELAQLFALTAEEPQLDLGALKGSYAGAMGMGQFMPSSYRLWAKDGDGDGQRDLLTHRPDVFASIANYFVVHGWQRGAPVVARATRDAAAADFKPDNLEPVHPLPALAARGYRPQAGQPLAEGATLLSFDGEAGPEYWLGYRNFYVISRYNRSPMYSLAVHQLAQAIAGRPAQ from the coding sequence ATGTCCCGACCGCGTCTGTTGCCGGTCCTGGCCGCACCGCTGCTGTTCGCGGCCTGCGCTTCCACCGCCACCTCGCGCGCGCCGGTGCCGCCTGCGGCCACCACGCCGCAGGCCGCCATGGCGACCGCGCCGGGCCTGTTGCCGGCGGTGCCGCAGCCGCCGGAACGCCCGGTGGCGCCGCCCGCGGTCACCGATCCGTCGCTCCCGCTCGAGCAGCGCATCGCCGCGTTCGTCGACTACACGGCCACCACCTATGGCGTGGACCGGCAGCGGATCCGCGACGTGCTGGCCACGGCGGAGCACAAGCAGTCGATCATCGATGCGATGTCGCGCCCCGCCGAGGCCGTGCGCCCGTGGCGCGACTACCGCCCGATCTTCATCAACGATGCGCGCATCAACGGCGGGCGTGCGTTCTATGCGGAAAACCGCGCGGCGCTCGATCGCGTCGCCGCCGAGACCGGCGTGCCGGCCGAGTACATCGTCGCCATCATCGGCGTCGAGACCAGCTACGGCCGCATCACCGGCAACCACCGCGTGCTCGACGCGCTGTACACGCTGGCGTTCGGATTCCCGAAGCGCGCGCCGTTCTTCGCCGGCGAACTGGCGCAGCTGTTCGCGCTCACCGCCGAGGAGCCGCAGCTCGACCTGGGTGCGCTCAAGGGCAGCTATGCCGGCGCGATGGGCATGGGGCAGTTCATGCCGTCCAGCTACCGGCTGTGGGCGAAGGATGGCGATGGCGACGGCCAGCGCGACCTGCTCACGCACAGGCCCGACGTGTTCGCGTCCATCGCCAACTATTTCGTGGTCCACGGCTGGCAGCGCGGCGCGCCCGTGGTGGCGCGCGCCACGCGCGATGCCGCTGCGGCCGACTTCAAGCCCGACAACCTGGAGCCGGTGCATCCGCTGCCGGCGCTGGCGGCGCGCGGCTACCGGCCGCAGGCCGGGCAGCCGCTGGCCGAGGGCGCAACGCTGCTGTCCTTCGACGGCGAGGCCGGCCCCGAGTACTGGCTCGGTTACCGCAACTTCTACGTGATCAGCCGCTACAACCGCTCGCCGATGTACTCGCTGGCCGTGCACCAGCTCGCGCAGGCGATCGCCGGCCGGCCGGCGCAATGA
- the rodA gene encoding rod shape-determining protein RodA: MNVILRWLLDLLKAFARSIDWILLGALAGLMAAGLAVLHSAGGGEMVLVKSQGARYAVGLGIMWVLSRVPVLRLRAAAPVVFALSLLPLVAVLFVGTGRSGAHWLNLGVFYFQPAELLKLSLPMAVAWYLNSGPMPPGFARTVTAMAIIGVPTGLVLMQPDFGTAMLVAASGGFALFLAGMSWWWLVAAAGGVAAAAPVAWYWLLRPYQKDRILTFLDPESDPLGTGWNIIQSKIAIGSGGLRGQGWGEGSQSHLNYVPEHTTDFIFAVLSEEFGWLGVVTVLSLYLVVVGRCLWIAAEARDGFARLLAGALGLGLFVYVLVNGGMISGLLPVVGVPMPLLSFGGTAAVSLLAGMGVVMAVHASGQVRARR; the protein is encoded by the coding sequence ATGAACGTCATCCTGCGCTGGCTGCTGGACCTGCTGAAGGCCTTCGCGCGCAGCATCGACTGGATCCTGCTCGGCGCCCTGGCGGGGCTGATGGCCGCGGGGCTGGCGGTGCTGCACAGCGCCGGCGGCGGCGAGATGGTGCTGGTGAAGTCGCAGGGCGCGCGCTATGCGGTCGGCCTCGGCATCATGTGGGTACTGTCGCGCGTGCCGGTGCTGCGCCTGCGCGCTGCGGCGCCGGTGGTCTTCGCGCTGTCGCTGCTGCCGCTGGTGGCGGTGCTGTTCGTGGGCACCGGCCGCAGCGGCGCGCACTGGCTGAACCTCGGCGTGTTCTATTTCCAGCCCGCCGAGCTGCTCAAGCTCAGCCTGCCGATGGCGGTGGCCTGGTACCTCAACAGCGGCCCGATGCCGCCCGGCTTCGCGCGCACGGTCACGGCGATGGCGATCATCGGCGTGCCGACCGGACTGGTCCTGATGCAGCCCGACTTCGGCACCGCCATGCTGGTGGCGGCCAGCGGCGGATTCGCGCTGTTCCTGGCGGGCATGTCCTGGTGGTGGCTGGTGGCCGCGGCCGGCGGCGTGGCCGCGGCGGCGCCGGTGGCCTGGTACTGGCTGCTGCGGCCCTACCAGAAGGACCGCATCCTCACCTTCCTGGATCCCGAATCCGATCCGCTCGGCACCGGCTGGAACATCATCCAGTCGAAAATCGCGATCGGCTCCGGCGGCCTGCGCGGACAGGGCTGGGGCGAGGGCTCGCAGTCGCACCTGAACTACGTGCCCGAGCACACCACCGACTTCATCTTCGCGGTGCTCTCGGAGGAGTTCGGCTGGCTGGGCGTGGTCACCGTGCTGTCGCTGTACCTGGTGGTCGTGGGCCGCTGCCTGTGGATCGCGGCCGAAGCGCGCGACGGCTTCGCACGCCTGCTGGCCGGCGCGCTCGGCCTCGGGCTGTTCGTGTACGTGCTGGTCAATGGCGGGATGATCTCGGGCCTGCTGCCGGTGGTTGGCGTGCCGATGCCGCTGCTGAGTTTCGGCGGCACGGCAGCGGTCTCGCTGCTGGCCGGCATGGGCGTGGTGATGGCGGTGCATGCCAGCGGCCAGGTGCGCGCACGCCGCTGA
- the mrdA gene encoding penicillin-binding protein 2, translating to MIGGRARTRLRNPEAEARLFRRRALVGFSVVVLALGGLAGWYFKLQVLDHDVYAKRSQANRIKPRPVVPGRGLIYDRTGRIIADNVPAYRLDVTPEDAGDPQVLLAALSKVVALSPEDIARFEAERRTTRSFRAITLKLRISDEEAARFAVERWRFPGVDLVPYLNRRYPQGDLLAHIVGYVGRTDESDIVKFGEAHAVFTHTGRTGLERYYDEALRGVVGYEQVETNVEGRALGRVGMVPASAGADLRLSVDVDLQRAMVLAFGGLHGSAVAVEPATGQVLAMVSLPSYDPNLFVNGIANVDYRRLMDDPARPLFNRNVLGGGPPGSTIKPFVALAGVDSGVRTPESQVFSTGEFFIPGQSRGYRDAGAGGGWVDLRDSISRSINYYYYKLAYDMGIARFATYMARYGFGQPTGIDLTGETSGIVPSPEWKASRTSEPWYPGETVIAGIGQGYWVATALQLARGTAAIANGGTLHPLRLVAERRLAYDAPWTPLPRLPAPAITDNPAHLRAVQEGMVNTIHGRGTATAMARGAEYRMAGKTGTAQKISRKGTARMDPRSLPYHLRHQALFVGYAPAEAPTIAVAVVVEHGGYGGTTAAPIARKIFDAWLLGTMPEPSPGTEAAIDAPPVATFDSVVSDVLPGAQAVVVGAPAAEGTP from the coding sequence ATGATCGGCGGCCGGGCGCGGACGCGCCTGCGCAACCCCGAAGCCGAGGCGCGGCTGTTCCGGCGCCGTGCGCTGGTCGGCTTCAGCGTGGTGGTGCTGGCGCTGGGCGGCCTGGCCGGCTGGTATTTCAAGCTGCAGGTGCTCGACCACGACGTCTACGCCAAGCGCTCGCAGGCCAACCGCATCAAGCCGCGGCCGGTGGTGCCCGGGCGCGGCCTGATCTACGACCGTACCGGGCGGATCATCGCCGACAACGTGCCGGCCTATCGCCTCGACGTGACCCCGGAGGACGCCGGCGATCCCCAGGTGCTGCTTGCCGCGCTGTCCAAGGTCGTCGCGCTGTCGCCGGAGGACATCGCCCGCTTCGAGGCCGAGCGCAGGACCACACGATCGTTCCGCGCGATCACGCTGAAGCTGCGCATCAGCGACGAGGAGGCGGCGCGCTTCGCGGTCGAGCGCTGGCGGTTCCCGGGCGTCGACCTGGTGCCGTACCTCAATCGCCGCTACCCGCAGGGCGACCTGCTTGCGCATATCGTCGGCTACGTCGGCCGCACCGACGAAAGCGACATCGTGAAGTTCGGCGAGGCGCATGCGGTGTTCACGCATACCGGGCGCACCGGCCTGGAGCGCTATTACGACGAGGCGCTGCGCGGGGTGGTCGGTTACGAGCAGGTCGAGACCAACGTGGAAGGCCGCGCGCTGGGCCGCGTCGGCATGGTGCCGGCCTCGGCGGGTGCCGACCTGCGGCTGTCGGTGGACGTGGACCTGCAGCGCGCGATGGTGCTGGCGTTCGGCGGGCTGCACGGCTCGGCGGTCGCCGTGGAACCCGCCACCGGGCAGGTGCTGGCCATGGTCAGCCTGCCGAGCTATGACCCCAACCTGTTCGTCAACGGCATCGCCAACGTCGACTACCGGCGCCTGATGGACGATCCGGCGCGGCCGCTGTTCAACCGCAACGTGCTGGGCGGCGGGCCGCCGGGGTCGACCATCAAGCCGTTCGTGGCCCTGGCAGGCGTGGACAGCGGGGTGCGCACGCCGGAAAGCCAGGTGTTCTCGACCGGCGAGTTCTTCATTCCCGGGCAGAGCCGCGGCTATCGCGACGCCGGTGCGGGCGGCGGCTGGGTCGACCTGCGCGATTCGATCTCGCGCTCGATCAACTACTACTACTACAAGCTCGCCTACGACATGGGCATCGCGCGCTTTGCCACGTACATGGCGCGCTACGGCTTCGGGCAGCCGACCGGGATCGACCTGACCGGCGAGACCAGCGGCATCGTGCCGTCGCCGGAGTGGAAGGCGTCGCGCACCAGCGAGCCCTGGTATCCCGGCGAGACCGTGATCGCCGGCATCGGCCAGGGCTACTGGGTCGCCACCGCGCTGCAGCTTGCGCGCGGCACGGCGGCCATCGCCAACGGCGGCACCCTGCATCCGCTGCGCCTGGTGGCCGAACGCCGCCTCGCCTACGACGCGCCCTGGACGCCGTTGCCGCGCCTGCCGGCGCCGGCGATCACCGACAACCCGGCACACCTGCGCGCGGTGCAGGAGGGCATGGTCAACACCATCCACGGCCGCGGCACCGCCACCGCCATGGCCCGCGGTGCCGAATACCGCATGGCCGGCAAGACCGGCACCGCGCAGAAGATCAGCCGCAAAGGCACCGCGCGCATGGATCCGCGCAGCCTGCCCTACCACCTGCGCCACCAGGCGCTGTTCGTCGGCTACGCGCCGGCCGAAGCGCCCACGATCGCGGTGGCCGTGGTGGTCGAGCACGGTGGCTACGGCGGCACCACCGCGGCACCCATCGCGCGCAAGATCTTCGACGCCTGGCTGCTGGGCACCATGCCCGAGCCGAGCCCCGGCACCGAGGCCGCGATCGACGCGCCGCCGGTGGCCACGTTCGACAGCGTGGTATCGGACGTGCTGCCCGGCGCGCAGGCGGTGGTGGTTGGCGCCCCGGCCGCCGAGGGCACGCCATGA
- the mreD gene encoding rod shape-determining protein MreD has product MTRGRSWVLPVAVLLALLLGLLPMPALLQPFRPYWLALVVAYGVIEDHDRVGLGFAFCVGILADLAFGGLLGEQSLRLVVMAFILQRFRTQLRFFPMPQQALAIGGLLLNDRVISTVLHLALGEPLLPLAYWWAPLLGMLLWAPLFLLLDALRIGRGVRR; this is encoded by the coding sequence ATGACCCGCGGCCGCAGCTGGGTGCTGCCGGTGGCCGTGCTGCTCGCACTGCTGCTCGGCCTGCTGCCGATGCCGGCGCTGCTGCAGCCGTTCCGCCCGTACTGGCTGGCGCTGGTGGTCGCGTACGGCGTGATCGAGGACCACGACAGGGTCGGCCTCGGCTTCGCGTTCTGCGTGGGGATCCTGGCCGACCTCGCGTTCGGCGGCCTGCTCGGCGAGCAGTCGCTGCGGCTGGTGGTGATGGCGTTCATCCTGCAGCGCTTCCGCACCCAGCTGCGCTTCTTCCCGATGCCGCAGCAGGCACTGGCCATCGGCGGGCTGCTGCTCAACGACCGTGTGATCAGCACCGTGCTGCATCTCGCGCTCGGCGAGCCGCTGCTGCCGCTGGCCTACTGGTGGGCGCCGCTGCTGGGCATGCTGCTGTGGGCGCCGCTGTTCCTGCTGCTGGACGCGCTGCGCATCGGCCGCGGCGTGCGGCGATGA
- a CDS encoding rod shape-determining protein: protein MFKKFRGMFSNDLSIDLGTANTLIFVRGQGIVLNEPSVVAVRQDRSGGQKAVAAVGSEAKQMLGRTPGNITTHRPMKDGVIADFTYTEEMLKHFIRKVHKSRFLRPSPRVLICVPAGSTQVEKRAIKDSALEAGARDVSLIEEPMAAAIGAGMPVTEARGSMVVDIGGGTTEVAVIALNGIVYSQSVRIGGDRFDESIINYVRRNHGMLIGESTAERIKLEAGCAYPQERVIEIEVSGRHLAEGVPKMIKISSTEVLDALREPLAGIVSAVRQALELTPPELCADVAERGIVLTGGGALLRDIDRLISEETGLHVQVAEDPLTCVARGGGRALELLDMHGNEFFASE from the coding sequence ATGTTCAAGAAGTTCCGCGGCATGTTTTCCAACGACCTGTCCATCGACCTGGGCACGGCCAATACCCTCATCTTCGTCCGCGGCCAAGGGATCGTGCTCAACGAACCTTCGGTGGTGGCCGTGCGCCAGGACCGCTCCGGCGGCCAGAAGGCGGTCGCGGCAGTCGGCAGCGAGGCCAAGCAGATGCTTGGCCGCACGCCCGGCAACATCACCACGCACCGGCCCATGAAAGACGGCGTGATCGCCGACTTCACCTACACGGAAGAAATGCTCAAGCACTTCATCCGCAAGGTGCACAAGTCGCGCTTCCTGCGCCCGAGCCCGCGCGTGCTGATCTGCGTCCCGGCCGGCTCCACGCAGGTGGAAAAGCGCGCCATCAAGGATTCCGCGCTCGAAGCCGGCGCCCGCGACGTGTCGCTGATCGAAGAGCCCATGGCGGCCGCGATCGGCGCCGGCATGCCGGTCACCGAGGCCCGCGGCTCCATGGTCGTCGACATCGGCGGCGGAACCACCGAAGTCGCGGTGATCGCGCTCAACGGCATCGTCTACTCGCAGTCGGTGCGCATCGGCGGCGACCGCTTCGACGAGTCGATCATCAACTACGTGCGCCGCAACCACGGCATGCTGATCGGCGAGTCCACCGCCGAGCGCATCAAGCTCGAAGCCGGCTGCGCCTATCCGCAGGAGCGGGTGATCGAGATCGAGGTCTCCGGCCGCCATCTCGCCGAAGGCGTGCCGAAGATGATCAAGATCAGCTCGACCGAAGTGCTGGACGCGCTGCGCGAGCCGCTCGCCGGGATCGTCAGCGCCGTGCGCCAGGCGCTGGAACTCACCCCGCCGGAGCTCTGCGCCGACGTCGCCGAGCGCGGCATCGTGCTCACCGGCGGTGGCGCGCTGCTGCGCGACATCGACCGCCTGATCAGCGAGGAGACCGGCCTGCACGTGCAGGTCGCCGAGGATCCGCTGACCTGCGTCGCCCGCGGCGGTGGTCGCGCGCTCGAGCTGCTGGACATGCACGGGAACGAATTCTTCGCCTCGGAGTGA
- a CDS encoding carbohydrate kinase family protein encodes MPALICGSLAYDTIMVFPDQFKNHILPDKVHILNVSFLVPRMRREFGGCAGNIAYNLKLLGGDPIPMATVGQDFGPYREYFEDLGIPLQQVKEIPELFTPQAFITTDLDNNQITAFHPGAMMRSYENHVRDVPGVTIGIVSPDGYEGMIQNSKEFAEAGIPFIFDPGQAMPLFNGEELRAFIEQADYVTVNDYESNLLQERTGWDEATIAGKVKAYITTRGPKGVVIYADGKTYDVPPAHETRVTDPTGCGDAFRAGLLFGIEKGYGWETIGRIGNLMGALKVEHPGTQNQRFDYDEFAAQFTQQFGYAL; translated from the coding sequence ATGCCTGCCCTGATCTGCGGTTCCCTGGCCTACGACACCATCATGGTGTTCCCCGACCAGTTCAAGAACCACATCCTGCCGGACAAGGTGCACATCCTGAACGTGTCGTTCCTGGTGCCGCGGATGCGCCGCGAGTTCGGCGGCTGCGCCGGCAACATCGCCTACAACCTGAAGCTGCTCGGCGGCGACCCGATCCCGATGGCCACCGTCGGGCAGGATTTCGGCCCGTACCGCGAGTATTTCGAGGACCTCGGGATCCCGCTGCAGCAGGTCAAGGAAATCCCGGAGCTGTTCACGCCGCAGGCGTTCATCACCACCGACCTCGACAACAACCAGATCACCGCCTTCCATCCCGGCGCGATGATGCGTTCCTACGAGAACCACGTGCGCGACGTGCCCGGCGTGACCATCGGCATCGTCAGCCCTGACGGCTACGAGGGCATGATCCAGAACTCGAAGGAATTCGCCGAGGCCGGCATTCCCTTCATCTTCGATCCGGGCCAGGCGATGCCGCTGTTCAACGGCGAAGAGCTGCGCGCCTTCATCGAGCAGGCCGACTACGTCACCGTCAACGATTACGAGTCGAACCTGCTGCAGGAGCGCACCGGCTGGGACGAGGCGACCATCGCCGGCAAGGTCAAGGCCTACATCACCACCCGCGGCCCCAAGGGCGTGGTGATCTACGCCGACGGCAAGACCTACGACGTGCCGCCGGCGCACGAGACCCGCGTCACCGACCCCACCGGCTGCGGCGATGCGTTCCGCGCAGGCCTGCTGTTCGGCATCGAGAAGGGCTACGGCTGGGAAACCATCGGCCGCATCGGCAACCTGATGGGCGCGCTGAAGGTCGAGCACCCCGGCACCCAGAACCAGCGCTTCGACTACGACGAGTTCGCAGCGCAGTTCACCCAGCAGTTCGGGTACGCGCTGTAG